ACTGATGCACATTACTCCCTCTCTCAGAGTTCATCACTTCCACTCCCTCAGTGTTCTACACGGCAGACTGGATCGTCGTCTTAGTTGGGATGCACGCCCACAACAGATCCAGGTGTCATGGGTTCATGGGGGTGGTGGGGTGAGCGCCAGGGGTCATGGGCAGAGACCTGGGAGTCATCAGGGGCACATCATCAGGGGAGCGTCTCAGGGTCAGGGTGTAGTCTGGTGGACAGGTCAGTCGCAGGGTGTCCAGAGTGTTGTAGATGTCCTGTGTGTCCAGCGTGTCAAGAGCCTCCAGCGTGtggtgtatgttgtgtgtgtcgTGTATCTCCAGGGTGTTGTGTTGATGCAGGGCCTCAGCCTCCAGCTGCTTCAGAAGCccctgtatgtgtggggtacagagatgaggtagtcattcaaaaatcatgttaagcactattattgcacacagagtgagtccatgcaacttattatgtgacttgttaagcacattttcaatcttgaacttatttaggcttgccataacaaagaggttgaatagttattgactcaagacatttcagcttttaatttttaattattttgtaaacatttctaaaaacataattccactttgacattatggggtattatgtgtaggccagtgacacaacatctcaatttaatctattttaaattcaggctgtaacaccaaAAAATGGaaacagtcaaggggtgtgaattctttctgaaggcactgtatatgagaAGCATATAAATGGTCAGATACagatatattttatttaacaaaATGCAGCAGAAAGTTCTCATACAGCAAAGACTCCTTCCATCCGTTTACGCAGAAACTGAAAATAATTCTATAAAAAGACATCTTCTAATCTAGCCTATGGTAGCATTTCAAATAAGATTCCTCGTTTCAGATCCACTGTTTCAGCTTTCTTtaaatacaatacagtatatgaTATTACTTAGGTTACGTTTGTGGTTCAAAAAGCTCACAAATGCAGAATATGTGTCGGGACGGAATTCAATCGTAACGTTTTAGACTTCAGCATGATTGAATTCCGGTTTCAGGTCAACTGATCAGTTAAGTTTCTGGGTTAGAAGTCAGCGTTTCGGGTAAAGGGTCTAGGGTATGGGACTGAAATAAGGGTTCATAGACAGGTTGAGGTTAGGATGAGGGTCGAGGTTAGGATGTGGATCAGGGTTAGAAGTCAGGGTCCGTGGTTACAGGTCAGGGGTTAAGGCGTCCGCATGCTTCCAGAACAGTTCAGAACAGTTTGTACATATATTATAACAACACTTTgcaatgtttttgtttgttttggactTTGGCAAGGGTTTTTTCAACTGTTCAGGCACACTAAATGTTTTTCGCGAGGCaagccgaagtctacgcccccTCGTCGGAATTGTTCAATGAAGTGTCTGTTGTCATTCAACTCGAAACGACTCGTTCTGATGCAGattttttcacttgagaaatactgcaccataCATTTTAGTTAGATGTCAAATTGCGTGAATTAGATCTCCTTGACAAAAAACGTCAAAATTAATGAAAGATTTCTTGACTATTTTGGGGAAGTGGCTACggcatctcaaaatggacaaacagtactattgacgCTTATTTTTAATTTTTCAAACAAAGGTATTTTAAGGGATTATGCGAGCACCCTCATTCGAACTAAAGCATGCTGACGCCTTTAGCCTAAGGACAAAGGTAAGggaccatgacagagagagggcCAAGGACAGACCCAGTTCCATGTCCAAGTACAAGTCTTGGATCAGAGAAGAGGATGGGCATAGATATAatcagggttaggattagggtcagggttaagatGTCAGAAGTAAGCATAAAATGACATCTTGTTCTGAGGACCTATACATTTATAATCAACTCAAATTAAAGCCTTAAATAACATATTTTGATGCGATAAAACAGTAAAACCTTTAAATCTTACAATCTTTTCTCCATCATGTTTACAAGTTATTTACATATTTGAACAGACTGCTGGTTGGTAGATGTGACCTTTGGTCTGTTGAAGTTGTTATTGTTGAACCCTTCAGAGGCCTTTGACCTAAAGGCCAGGAATAGAGTCTGAATCTTTCCCCGTCTGTCTGTTGTTCACACTGTCTGTCTTTTCCTATCCTTCAGACCACATCTATGGCCAGGCTGAGCACAGAGCTGCAGGGAACGTTGAGCCTCTGAAGGATTTCATTGCAATTGAAAAATTCTACATTCAAATTTCACTGGTTCTTCAAGTTTTTCCCAGAGTGGTTCAGTCAGTAGTCTGATCTGAGCTGCACAACCCAGAAGCACCACTCCAGAGCAAGTCACACGGCAACCCAGACCATTTTTGATGCAGCTTATAGACAAGCAATGTTTCCATGATGTATGGACCATATTGGCAGCCATTCTGGATGTTCCCATTTATAATGTTCCATTTACTGATGCACATTACTCCCTCTCTCAGAGTTCATCACTTCCACTCCCTCAGTGTTCTACACATGCAACACGGCAGACTGGATCGTCGTCTTAGTTGGACTGGAGAAACTGTCCTGCTCCATCTCTGTCTGTGGTTATACGCGtgtggtggagtgtgtgtgtgtgttggggtgtgtgtgcgtgtgcgtatggGGCAAGTGTGTGTTACTGTAAGGACTAAAGCCCTGCATGGGCTGCATCCCCACAACAGATCCAGGTGTCATGGGGGTCATGGGGGTGGCGGGGTGAGAGCCAGGGGTCATGGGCAGAGACCTGGGAGTCATCAGGGGCACATCGTCAGGGGAGCGTCTCAGGGTCAGGGTGTAGTCTGGTGGACAGGTCAGTCGCAGGGTGTCCAGAGTGTTGTAGATGTCCTGTGTGTCCAGCGTGTCAAGAGCCTCCAGCGTGtggtgtatgttgtgtgtgtcgTGTATCTCCAGGGTGTTGTGTTGATGCAGGGCCTCAGCCTCCAGCTGCTTCAGAAGCCCCTCCCCCTGCAGCTGGTGTGTGATGTCAGCATTGATGATATCATGGCGTGGAGGTGGGCGTGGCGGCCTGCGATGTTCCATCTTGCGCTTGTCTTTCTTGTAGAGCAGAGCAGCGAAGGCCAGGATGTTGAGGAAGAGGAGTGAGGCTCCCACTGCGATGGTAACGCTCAGCTCAGTGGAGTAGTCCTCCATGACGGGGTGGGGGACCTGCAGCTCCTCCCCCTGCAGTGCCGGAGCCTGGGGTGTGGACGGGGGGTTGGGGTGGCGCGTGCTTCCCAAGCCCAGGCCTTTAGACAGCCGCTTGGTGTAGGAGTGAGGAGTTGTGTCCTGGGGAGGACTGTGGGTTGCAGAGGACACGTACTGCAGCAACTCGTTGATGTTGTGGAGGTGGGGAACCAGCTGCAGCCAGAACGCTGTCTTGGTGGCTCTGGAGGTAGAGAAAAGTTTTTTGTTTTGCAGCAGAATCATCATCCATAACAAGAAAAACTACATTTCACAAGGAATCTGACAAAATATACCCAATAACATAAGATAACATCATACATTATAAATTATAGTTATTATACATTAAACAGATAGAAGGGGAAAGTGGCAAGTGCTGCTAGCATGAAGTGCTAATAGTGCAAAGTGGTTCATTATACATTATTCAACAAGATATGGCAGCAGCAAGAAAAGCAGGCAGGGAAACATCTACATGTAGTGGTCTGtgatgatctgatctacctgtagtggtctgtgatgatctgatctacctgtagtggtTTGTGATTATCTGATCTATCTGTAGTGGTCTGTAATGGTCTGtgatgatctgatctacctgtagtggtctgtgatgatctgatctacctgtagtggtctgtgatgatctgatctacctgtagtggtctgtgatgatctgatctacctgtagtggtctgtgatgatctgatctacctgtagtggtctgtgatgatctgatctacctgtagtggtTTGTGATTATCTGATCTATCTGTAGTGGTCTGTAATGGTCTGtgatgatctgatctacctgtagtggtctgtgatgatctgatctacctgtagtggtctgtgatgatctgatctacctgtagtggtctgtgatgatctgatctacctgtagtggtctgtgatgatctgatctacctgtagtggtctgtaatggtctgtgatgatctgatctatctgtagtggtctgtaatgatctgatctacctgtagtggtctgtgatgatctgatctacctgtagtggtctgtgatgatctgatctacctgtagtggtctgtgatgatctgatctacctgtagtggtctgtgatgatctgatctacctgtagtggtctgtgatTATCTGATCTatctgtagtggtctgtgatgatctgatctacctgtagtggtctgtgatgatctgatctacctgtagtggtctgtagtggtatgtgatgatctgatctacctgtagtggtctgtgatgatctgatatacctgtagtggtctgtgatgatctgatctacctgtagtggtctgtgatgatctgatctacctgtagtggtctgtgatgatctgatctacctgtagtggtctgtgatgatctgatctacctgtagtggtctgtgatgatctgatctacctgtagtggtttgtgatgatctgatctacctgtagtggtTTGTGATTatctgatctacctgtagtggtctgtaatgatctgatctacctgtagtggtctgtgatgatctgatctacctgtagtggtctgtgatgatctgatctacctgtagtggtctgtgatgatctgatctacctgtagtggtctgtgatgatctgatctacctgtagtggtctgtgatgatctgatctacctgtagtggtTTGTGATTATCTGATCTATCTGTAGTGGTTTGtgatgatctgatctacctgtagtggtttgtgatgatctgatctacctgtagtggtctgtgatgatctgatctacctgtagtggtctgtaatgatctgatctacctgtagtggtctgtgatgatctgatctacctgtagtggtctgtgatgatctgatctacctgtagtggtctgtgatgatctgatctacctgtagtggtctgtgatgatctgatctacctgtagtggtctgtgatgatctgatgatctgatctacctgtagtggtctgtgatgatctgatctacctgtagtggtctgtgatgatctgatctacctgtagtggtctatgatgatctgatctacctgtagtggtctgtgatgatctgatctacctgtagtggtctgtgatgatctgatctacctgtagtggtctgtgatgatctgatctacctgtagtggtctgtgatgatctgatctacctgtagtggtctgtgatgatctgatctacctgtagtggtctgtgatgatctgatctacctgtagtggtctgtgatgatatgatctacctgtagtggtctgtgatgatctgatctacctgtagtggtctgtgatgatctgatctacctgtagtggtTTGTGATTATCTGATCTatctgtagtggtctgtgatgatctgatctacctgtagtggtctgtgatgatctgatctacctgtagtggtctgtagtggtatgtgatgatctgatctatctgtagtggtctgtgatgatctgatctacctgtagtggtctgtgatgatctgatctacctatagtggtctgtgatgatctgatctacctgtagtggtctgtgatgatctgatctacctgtagtggtctgtgatgatctgatctacctgtagtggtctgtgatgatctgatctacctgtagtggtctgtgatgatctgatctacctgtagtggtctgtgatgatctgatctacctgtagtggtctgtgatgatctgatctacctgtagtggtctgtgatgatctgatctacctgtagtggtctgtgatgatctgatctacctgtagtggtctgtgatgatctgatctacctgtagtggtttgtgatgatctgatctacctgtagtggtctgtgatgatctgatctacctgtagtggtctgtgatgatctgatctacctgtagtggtctgtgatgatctgatctacctgtagtggtctatgatgatctgatctacctgtagtggtctgtgatgatctgatctacctgtagtggtTTGTGATTATCTGATCTatctgtagtggtctgtgatgatctgatctacctgtagtggtctgtgatgatctgatctaactgtagtggtctgtagtggtctgtgatgatctgatctacctgtagtggtctgtgatgatctgatctacctgtagtggtTTGTGATTATCTGATCTATCTGTAGTGGTCTGTAatgatctgatctacctgtagtggtctgtgatgatctgatctacctgtagtggtctgtgatgatctgatctacctgtagtggtctgtgatgatctgatctacctgtagtggtctgtgatgatctgatctacctgtagtggtctgtgatgatctgatctacctgtagtggtctgtgatgatctgatctacctgtagtggtTTGTGATTATCTGATCTATCTGTAGTGGTCTGTAATGGTCTGtgatgatctgatctacctgtagtggtctgtgatgatctgatctacctgtagtggtctgtgatgatctgatctacctgtagtggtctgtgatgatctgatctacctgtagtggtctgtgatgatctgatctacctgtagtggtctgtgatgatctgatctacctgtagtggtctgtgatgatctgatctacctgtagtggtctgtgatgatctgatctacctgtagtggtctgtgatgatctgatctacctgtagtggtctgtgatgatctgatctacctgtagtggtTTGTGATTATCTGATCTATCTGTAGTGGTTTGtgatgatctgatctacctgtagtggtttgtgatgatctgatctacctgtagtggtctgtgatgatctgatctatctgtagtggtctgtaatgatctgatctacctgtagtggtatgtgatgatctgatctacctgtagtggtctgtgatgatctgatctacctgtagtggtctgtgatgatctgatctacctgtagtggtctgtgatgatctgatctacctgtagtggtctgtgatgatctgatctacctgtagtggtctgtgatgatctgatctacctgtagtggtctgtgatgatctgatctacctgtagtggtctgtgatgatctgatctacctgtagtggtTTGTGATTATCTGATCTatctgtagtggtctgtgatgatctgatctacctgtagtggtctgtgatgatctgatctaactgtagtggtctgtagtggtctgtgatgatctgatctacctgtagtggtctgtgatgatctgatctacctgtagtggtctgtgatgatctgatctacctgtagtcgtctgtgatgatctgatctacctgtagtggtctgtgatgatctgatctacctgtagtggtctgtgatgatctcatctacctgtagtggtctgtgatgatctgatctacctgtagtggtttgtgatgatctgatctacctgtagtggtTTGTGATTatctgatctacctgtagtggtctgtaatgatctgatctacctgtagtggtctgtgatgatctgatctacctgtagtggtctgtgatgatctgatctacctgtagtggtctgtgatgatctgatctacctgtagtggtctgtgatgatctgatctacctgtagtggtctgtgatgatctgatctacctgtagtggtTTGTGATTATCTGATCTATCTGTAGTGGTTTGtgatgatctgatctacctgtagtggtttgtgatgatctgatctacctgtagtggtctgtgatgatctgatctaccggtagtggtctgtgatgatctgatctacctgtagtggtctgtgatgatctgatctacctgtagtggtctgtgatgatctgatctacctgtagtggtctgtgatgatctgatctacctgtagtggtttgtgatgatctgatctacctgtagtggtctgtgatgatctgatctacctgtagtggtctgtgatgatctgatctacctgtagtggtctgtgatgatctgatctacctgtagtggtttgtgatgatctgatctacctgtagtggtTTGTGATTatctgatctacctgtagtggtctgtaatgatctgatctacctgtagtggtctgtgatgatctgatctacctgtagtggtttgtgatgatctgatctacctgtagtggtTTGTGATTATCTGATCTATCTGTAGTGGTCTGTAATGGTCTGTGATGATCTGATATacctgtagtggtctgtgatgatctgatctacctgtagtggtctgtgatgatctgatctacctgtagtggtTTGTGATTATCTGATCTATCTGTAGTGGTCTGTAATGGTCTGTGATGATCTGATATacctgtagtggtctgtgatgaTCTGATCTACATGCAGTTGTCTGTAATGGTCTGTGATGATCTGATCTACATGTAGTGGTCTGTAATGGTCTGtgatgatctgatctacctgtagtggtcTGTAATGGTCTGTGGTGATCTGATCTAGCTGTAGTGGTCTATGATAATTtgatctacctgtagtggtctgtgatTATTGTATCTACCTGTAGTGGTCTGTAATGGTCTGTGATTATCGTATCTACCTGTAGTGGTCTCTGACGCGTGGCTTCAGGCCGATGTGCAGGTAAAGCTGTTCCTTGGGGGTATACTTGGCCCAGGCCACCTCCTCAAAGCGGTTGGGTTTGGTGTGGATGAACTTGGTGTCCTGGGGCACTGGCTGGTTAGGATCTCTGAGACAGAGAAGAAAAACACAGTCAGGAAAAGTTAGCTTAAAGGTTAATCATAGTTACTTTACCATTCATTAGAGGAAAGTAAGAGATGTTTCTTAGAGAAAGAGTTATACAAGACATTTATCTCACCCTGTCTTGGCGAAGTTGGTCCAGTATGTCATGACCACGGCGCTGAGCATCACGTCGTTTTTAGAGAAGTTACAGTTGAAGAGGTCCGTGGGTCCGATCAGCGGCAGACCGAACACATACGGCACCTCATCTCCATGGGCGGAGTCAGCCCAGGCGGGCGACACGTCACTCTGACAGTGGTGGTAGAAGGAGTAGAAGTATGTTGGCGATCCATACTGGGCGTGGAGGTCTGCTGTGGCCACCGCCGGCGCCACCCACTGGTGATCAGTGAACAGAGCGACTAGCGTCTTCCGCCGGGTTTCAGGGTTCTCCCGGTCGGCCCAGTCTGTGTACATGAACTTGATGCTCTCTCTCAACGTGTCCTACCGCAAGGATAAAAAATACCTTGTCAATAAAGCACATGGGAGCATAGATGGATTGCAGTAGGCAGAGTCTATTTTTACTTTTTGCTGAACATATTCTTTGCCCTCCAGCAACTGCATAGAAGCACTGGATGTGGATAGACATTTTCCTGCAGCCTACCTTCCCCTCCGGGTAGCCGTAGAGACTGTCCACGAAGTCTGACACTGCAAAGTCAAAATCGTCGCCGGAGACGCCATCCTCCCCATTGACCATCCCGTCAACAAACTTAAGCCCCTCCCCCTGGTTCACACCCAGCATGATGTCATAGTTGAGGAACTCCCCCTGTGTGTGAAGAACAGGGTTGTCAATAACAATATTATGCAATATTATGCGCAACAGAACATTGTACTGTCTACACTTGGTTTGTTGTTTATATTAAAACATTTTCATTAAATCGATTTTAATCCGAACTAAAGTTTTGTTGCTAAGGATTCCACGACACGGTTAGCCTTTACGGCTGGGACTGCAAGTTTGTGTTCATTTTTTTGCGTGGATTCCGCGAGTGCTAGATGGCTGTACTACAGACACCTGTCGTTGTCGTGGGAAAGACTCATCCTGAGGGAAATCGACAGGTACCAACAGCTTTACGCTATGGAGGAACAACATACTCCATCATGGAAAGACCCGACCACCTCACAAAATAACTTTAACcagacaaaaaaaagaaaaactaaTCTACAGACACGGACGATTTACCATTGAGGTAGAGGCTAGTGCTCTGGCTGGAATCTATGCAACACTGGACAagttgtgtgaggaggtagcagggctgGACTCCATGCAACACTGTAAAAGgttgtgtgaggaggtagcagggctgGACTCCATGCAACACTGTAAAAGgttgtgtgaggaggtagcagggctgGACTCCATGCAACACTGTAAAAGgttgtgtgaggaggtagcagggctgGACTCCATGCAACACTGTAAAAGgttgtgtgaggaggtagcagggctgaGGGGGAGTTTGGAGTTCAGCCAGAGTGACATTCTCACGCTCCAAAGAGAAAACAAGACACTCATAGCCAAGGTAAAAATACACGATTCCAACATGGATTGTCTACTCAGGAAAAACAGGGTGATGAAGGAGTCACTAGTAGACATACAAAGTCGTGGCATGCATGAAAATCGTTTTTTTTCTGGGATTCCTGAGGACGCATCCAATAATCCAGGCGCGATCAGAACATTCATGCAATCCGACTTGAAACTTCCTACAGAGACTGTAAACAAGGTGGCTTTCCACCGAGTACACAGACTTGGAGCTCAGAGCGACAAGACCAGGGGTCCCCAACCGATCATTTGAACACTACCTACAAAAGGAGATGCTCAAAAGCAGGGGAAGGGAGCTTAAAGGGACCAAATTCGGTCTCAATTACCAATTTCCAAGGGAGATAAACAAACGTCGTAAGAGACTGTATCCGGTACAAAGACAACAAAGGGAGGATGGTAGGCGTGCCTTTATCATTGTGAACAAACTCTTTATAGATGTACAGCTATTCCCAGACAGCTCCATAACACCGTGGCTGTACTAAATTCTACAGGGACTTCAGGTTGCGAAAAAAAGAAGGAATGGAAACTGTAAAAATACCAGAACATTATGAAgtggatatgaacacacacatactcaattACATGATTGCTTACACATAGGgacttatacatacacacacacacctgatctcgctctccctttctctcctctatttttttttaactaggcaagtcagttaagaacaaattcttattttcaatgacagcctaggaacagtgggttaactgcctgttcagaatgacagatttgtaccttgtcagctcggggatttgaaccttgtcagctcggggatttgaacttgcaatctttcggttactagtccaacgctctaagcactaggctaccctgccgccccattaatATGTTTATTGTTTGTCTATCTTTTTATGTATTTGTCTACAAGTTTAtttgtttacaacaagcaaggggaagatatcagaataggggcattggggaataataataTATTGTACGGAACACATTTGTACTGTAGTGAAGCCGTCTCTAGAGTAATGCAAGGTCTTTTTCATGATCATGTGAAACGTCAATTGCTATGGAAATGCTAGGATgtgtttttcaattatgttaaagataattatgatgcaactatgatggtgatacgatatggattacaattatcatcatgaatattaaggctctacgcactacatgttacacacatagacactcaaCCATGCAAATGGACagagttattatttatttggacatCACACATTATAGCCTTACACTTTACAGACATCGTACACACTCTCCCTATATCACATCCAATATCATACACATCAGATTCAGATTTGCTACACACATAATATCTTGTCACAATGttctaacatctgtggcattggctcacaggcaagggaataaaacaaatattgctagaacctatttcttgaattctaaatatcagaCATTTGAAAGCTCTAGTTTTGACCTTCATAATACCTCTGATGGCAGTAACTTTACAAGCACTAATTATGGTCAATTTAGcctgagaatagtatctagttatgatacagggtgaaataagtatagccagttataattgtaacggTTTAGCAGATTATAAAAGAAGATCAGTCTTTACATGGCTAAAACAAAAGGAATATAacatatactgtttacaggaaac
Above is a genomic segment from Oncorhynchus nerka isolate Pitt River linkage group LG1, Oner_Uvic_2.0, whole genome shotgun sequence containing:
- the LOC115129205 gene encoding neuroligin-4, X-linked-like; the encoded protein is MSPPTPPIPLLFLPSSLLCVLSMLLSLSKLRGILPPLLSLILSLPPAASQSVITTSQGRLRGQLTPMPSDLLGPVVQYLGVPYARPPTGERRFQPPEPPLSWPGVRNATQFSPVCPQPVEEHSLLTEMLPLWYSANLDIASAYLAQQSEDCLYLNIYVPTEEDIHDEGGLRPVMVYVHGGSYSEGSGSMMDGSVLASYGNVIVITINYRLGVLGFLSTGDQAAKGNYGLLDQIQALRWVKENIAAFSGDPDRVTVFGSGAGASCVSLLTLSHYSEACCVSDLFQKAIIQSGTALSSWAVNYQPGKYAKLLGDKVGCSLEDSSELIVCLQGKTYQELLEQNITPAKYHTAFGPVIDGDVIPDDPQILMEQGEFLNYDIMLGVNQGEGLKFVDGMVNGEDGVSGDDFDFAVSDFVDSLYGYPEGKDTLRESIKFMYTDWADRENPETRRKTLVALFTDHQWVAPAVATADLHAQYGSPTYFYSFYHHCQSDVSPAWADSAHGDEVPYVFGLPLIGPTDLFNCNFSKNDVMLSAVVMTYWTNFAKTGDPNQPVPQDTKFIHTKPNRFEEVAWAKYTPKEQLYLHIGLKPRVRDHYRATKTAFWLQLVPHLHNINELLQYVSSATHSPPQDTTPHSYTKRLSKGLGLGSTRHPNPPSTPQAPALQGEELQVPHPVMEDYSTELSVTIAVGASLLFLNILAFAALLYKKDKRKMEHRRPPRPPPRHDIINADITHQLQGEGLLKQLEAEALHQHNTLEIHDTHNIHHTLEALDTLDTQDIYNTLDTLRLTCPPDYTLTLRRSPDDVPLMTPRSLPMTPGSHPATPMTPMTPGSVVGMQPMQGFSPYSNTHLPHTHTHTHPNTHTHSTTRV